Proteins from one Brevibacillus humidisoli genomic window:
- the istA gene encoding IS21 family transposase, producing the protein MLKNGEFYLIKDMKQRGMSTTQIANELGRDRKTIRKWLKRDEPSKYQRTVKKASILDPFKPYIKARMEEGCLNAVVLFDEIRAQGYSGQIRLLRSFMEPLRPVVTSKATIRYETTPGKQAQVDWGHFKVEWNGGYKRLYAFVMVLGYSRMLYVEFTENERLDTLIGCHLRAMQYFGGRPDTCLYDNMKTVIAGYDDQGHVLWNERFSQFASHHGFTLRRCAPYRARTKGKVENGVGYVRKNFWPRVQSFTSLSDLNQQVRHWLDTVANVRIHGTTHEKPVDRWKHEQLKPLNPVPFEEVERHTRRVSNDLLVSYGGSRYSVPYTYIGHTVQVQDLQNGHIRIYQGNTIIAEHQKAVRSKQVVTNKKHFEGIQTQSRVKAPQPMPRLVSNPSPEVVERDLSVYEQFADEEVIVQ; encoded by the coding sequence ATGCTAAAGAATGGGGAGTTTTACTTGATTAAAGACATGAAACAAAGAGGAATGAGTACCACGCAAATTGCGAACGAATTAGGGAGGGATCGAAAAACAATCCGTAAGTGGCTGAAGAGAGATGAACCTTCGAAATACCAGCGAACCGTCAAAAAAGCAAGCATCCTCGATCCATTTAAACCCTATATCAAAGCGAGAATGGAAGAAGGCTGCTTAAATGCTGTTGTCTTGTTTGATGAAATTAGAGCCCAGGGATACTCAGGACAAATTAGACTCCTTCGTTCCTTCATGGAACCATTGCGCCCCGTCGTTACCTCCAAGGCAACGATCCGTTATGAAACCACACCTGGTAAGCAAGCGCAAGTAGACTGGGGACATTTCAAAGTGGAATGGAATGGTGGATATAAACGACTATACGCCTTTGTCATGGTTTTGGGATACTCGAGAATGTTGTATGTGGAATTTACGGAGAACGAACGGCTGGATACCCTCATCGGCTGTCACTTACGTGCCATGCAATACTTTGGAGGCAGACCGGATACATGCTTGTACGACAATATGAAAACCGTCATTGCAGGTTACGACGACCAAGGCCATGTATTGTGGAATGAACGTTTTTCTCAGTTTGCAAGTCATCACGGCTTTACCCTCCGGCGTTGTGCCCCCTACCGTGCACGAACAAAAGGGAAAGTAGAAAATGGTGTTGGCTATGTGCGAAAGAATTTTTGGCCTCGCGTACAGTCGTTTACCAGCCTGAGTGACTTGAATCAACAAGTACGCCATTGGTTGGATACGGTAGCCAATGTACGGATTCACGGCACCACACATGAAAAGCCGGTAGATCGATGGAAACATGAACAGTTGAAGCCGCTTAACCCGGTTCCGTTCGAAGAAGTAGAACGGCATACTCGAAGAGTATCCAACGATTTGCTCGTTTCTTACGGAGGAAGCAGGTATTCTGTACCCTATACCTATATTGGTCATACGGTACAGGTACAAGATCTCCAGAATGGTCATATCCGGATCTATCAGGGCAACACGATTATCGCTGAACATCAAAAAGCAGTTCGTTCCAAACAAGTCGTAACCAATAAAAAACACTTCGAGGGGATTCAAACCCAAAGTCGCGTGAAGGCTCCCCAACCTATGCCGCGTCTGGTTTCAAATCCAAGCCCTGAAGTGGTGGAACGTGATTTATCAGTCTACGAGCAGTTTGCTGACGAGGAGGTGATCGTACAATGA
- the istB gene encoding IS21-like element helper ATPase IstB: MMLQSRLEEAFSQMGWVRIPEIIHHHAEEAAAQNISYLEFLDKLLQEEIKAKRDRFIRMKTRLAHLPYHKTLEQFDFSFQPSVDERRIRDLATLRFVHQQENLILLGPPGVGKTHLSVALALEAIKQGLTVYFTTAHDLVQTLQIAHQNNSIKQKMRAFIKPNVLIIDEIGYRKMDETAAHFFFQIVSERYESGSIILTSNKSYGSWGEIFGDTVLATAILDRLLHHSHTINIKGESYRIKEKKKAGFFRPETIEDKTE; the protein is encoded by the coding sequence ATGATGCTCCAGTCCCGTTTAGAAGAAGCCTTTTCGCAAATGGGATGGGTACGAATCCCGGAAATTATTCACCACCACGCAGAAGAAGCTGCTGCTCAGAATATATCGTATTTGGAGTTCTTGGACAAGCTTTTGCAAGAGGAAATCAAGGCCAAGAGGGATCGATTTATTCGAATGAAGACACGATTGGCTCATTTACCCTACCATAAAACATTAGAGCAATTCGATTTCAGTTTCCAGCCTTCCGTAGATGAAAGACGGATTCGTGATTTGGCAACCCTCCGGTTTGTGCACCAACAGGAGAATCTCATTTTGCTGGGTCCGCCAGGAGTCGGAAAGACCCACTTGTCTGTTGCATTGGCTCTGGAAGCCATTAAGCAAGGTTTGACAGTTTACTTTACAACTGCTCACGATTTGGTTCAGACACTTCAGATTGCCCATCAAAACAATAGTATCAAACAAAAAATGCGGGCTTTTATTAAGCCGAATGTACTGATCATTGATGAAATCGGCTATCGCAAGATGGATGAAACGGCAGCTCATTTTTTCTTTCAAATCGTTTCGGAGCGTTATGAATCTGGTTCGATTATTCTTACCTCGAACAAGTCTTATGGTTCGTGGGGAGAGATATTTGGAGATACGGTACTTGCCACCGCCATCCTTGATCGATTATTGCATCACTCCCACACCATCAACATTAAAGGAGAAAGTTATCGCATAAAGGAGAAGAAAAAAGCTGGTTTCTTTCGACCAGAGACAATTGAAGATAAAACCGAATGA